The following proteins come from a genomic window of Megalobrama amblycephala isolate DHTTF-2021 linkage group LG1, ASM1881202v1, whole genome shotgun sequence:
- the lat gene encoding linker for activation of T-cells family member 1 isoform X1 has protein sequence MDSTTLLSVVSGAVLLSIILVTSLCTYCWRHKQPTSIPQRSSDSSPEYNSTFVVRHPQSTYAPHPDPHRIINVPYPLPNSLSSPSITVTKVPSCPPSETGSQASYVNYGEKRSNIHDDEHDNEDEQDIQLPGDYITVIPDPPHSPGKQPSSQSSDNTNNYINELSGSEDDSISDSHDYENFKNSSDLQNQPACLSRGSMSSDDDQGSSEYVNTA, from the exons ATGGACTCCACTACACTGCTGTCTGTGGTAAGCGGGGCTGTCCTCCTGTCAATCATCCTTGTAACCAGTCTTTGTACATACTGCTGGCGGCATAAACAGCCAA CATCCATCCCTCAGAGGTCCAGTGACTCTAGTCCAGAATACAACTCAAC ATTTGTGGTTCGGCATCCCCAGTCCACAT ATGCACCTCATCCAGACCCTCACAGAATTATCAATGTACCTTACCCACTACCCAA TTCACTCAGTTCACCATCTATTACTGTCACAAAGGTGCCCTCCTGCCCTCCCTCAGAAA CTGGAAGTCAAGCCAGTTATGTGAATTACGGTGAGAAGAGAAGCAACATTCATGACGATGAGCATG ACAATGAAGATGAGCAGGATATTCAGCTTCCAGGTGACTACAT AACCGTGATTCCAGATCCCCCACATTCCCCAGGCAAACAGCCTTCATCCCAGAGTTCAG ataatacaaataattacaTCAATGAATTAAGTGGCTCTGAGGATGACTCGATCTCAG acagTCACGATTATGAAAATTTCAAAAATTCTTCAGACCTCCAAAACCAACCCGCTT GTCTGTCCCGTGGAAGTATGAGCAGTGATGATGACCAGGGCAGCTCTGAATATGTCAACACAGCTTAA
- the lat gene encoding linker for activation of T-cells family member 1 isoform X2, whose protein sequence is MDSTTLLSVVSGAVLLSIILVTSLCTYCWRHKQPTSIPQRSSDSSPEYNSTFVVRHPQSTYAPHPDPHRIINVPYPLPNSLSSPSITVTKVPSCPPSETGSQASYVNYDNEDEQDIQLPGDYITVIPDPPHSPGKQPSSQSSDNTNNYINELSGSEDDSISDSHDYENFKNSSDLQNQPACLSRGSMSSDDDQGSSEYVNTA, encoded by the exons ATGGACTCCACTACACTGCTGTCTGTGGTAAGCGGGGCTGTCCTCCTGTCAATCATCCTTGTAACCAGTCTTTGTACATACTGCTGGCGGCATAAACAGCCAA CATCCATCCCTCAGAGGTCCAGTGACTCTAGTCCAGAATACAACTCAAC ATTTGTGGTTCGGCATCCCCAGTCCACAT ATGCACCTCATCCAGACCCTCACAGAATTATCAATGTACCTTACCCACTACCCAA TTCACTCAGTTCACCATCTATTACTGTCACAAAGGTGCCCTCCTGCCCTCCCTCAGAAA CTGGAAGTCAAGCCAGTTATGTGAATTACG ACAATGAAGATGAGCAGGATATTCAGCTTCCAGGTGACTACAT AACCGTGATTCCAGATCCCCCACATTCCCCAGGCAAACAGCCTTCATCCCAGAGTTCAG ataatacaaataattacaTCAATGAATTAAGTGGCTCTGAGGATGACTCGATCTCAG acagTCACGATTATGAAAATTTCAAAAATTCTTCAGACCTCCAAAACCAACCCGCTT GTCTGTCCCGTGGAAGTATGAGCAGTGATGATGACCAGGGCAGCTCTGAATATGTCAACACAGCTTAA